A portion of the Gorilla gorilla gorilla isolate KB3781 chromosome X, NHGRI_mGorGor1-v2.1_pri, whole genome shotgun sequence genome contains these proteins:
- the SMIM10L2A gene encoding small integral membrane protein 10-like protein 2A, with the protein MAASAALSAAAAAAALSGLAVRLSRSAAARGSYGAFCKGLTRTLLTFFDLAWRLRMNFPYFYIVASVMLNVRLQVRIE; encoded by the coding sequence ATGGCGGCGTCGGCGGCTCTGtctgcggcggcggctgcggcggccCTGTCTGGCCTGGCGGTGCGGCTGTCGCGCTCAGCTGCGGCCCGAGGCTCGTACGGCGCCTTCTGCAAGGGGCTCACGCGCACGCTGCTCACCTTCTTCGACCTGGCCTGGCGGCTGCGCATGAACTTCCCCTACTTCTACATCGTGGCCTCGGTGATGCTCAACGTCCGCCTGCAGGTGCGGATCGAGTGA